One Bombina bombina isolate aBomBom1 chromosome 5, aBomBom1.pri, whole genome shotgun sequence DNA segment encodes these proteins:
- the LOC128661318 gene encoding GATA zinc finger domain-containing protein 14-like, translated as MENFGECTFRENRHRNLNLLSLDNNSADSASNDPETLFKTLDNYILHNIVPRGLRIFKHPAFELDEVEHATEWDEALHECSIKLIKILVKYREQRLEKNKIEIKNIIQNIQGYKNEEKWINRNASIQSRIKKLDVELQAKKHKKLLRDMEDFKENKVYSYKQEANEARLAKQTNKVSGNTTYTLTNTNNIDHAQYVEESRSNFSHYNQPGIANNNQNNYRQSQHYNESNFRRNYQFRDQNMRINSPVYNRRQSFRPRFSSNQKDSPTNWRRNSNSQFFRNEPPNPRGFYSTRDQDSDWHHVPISNRFEPLYNHHTRNGNWEKTGAKPKTNAVVNNQQHFLDHRENPKEPDLIVPPNHAQSQIRSGKRPLEIDVEQELGEEYRHLERRRKN; from the coding sequence ATGGAAAATTTTGGGGAATGCACTTTTAGGGAAAATAGACATCGTAATCTGAATTTATTAAGTTTAGATAATAATTCAGCAGATTCAGCTTCCAATGATCCTGAAACCCTATTTAAAACACTAGATAATTACATATTGCATAATATTGTACCAAGGGGTCTGAGGATATTCAAACATCCAGCCTTTGAGCTGGATGAAGTGGAACATGCAACCGAGTGGGATGAAGCATTGCACGAATGCTccattaaattaatcaaaattttGGTGAAATATAGGGAACAGagattagagaaaaataaaattgaaattaaaaatataatacagaATATACAGGGATATAAGAATGAGGAGAAATGGATCAATAGAAATGCTAGCATTCAATCTAGAATTAAAAAATTAGATGTTGAATTACAAGCAAAGAAACATAAGAAATTGTTAAGGGATATGGAGGACTTCAAAGAAAATAAAGTGTATAGTTATAAACAAGAAGCTAATGAAGCTAGGTTAGCAAAACAAACCAATAAGGTAAGCGgtaatacaacatacacacttaccaACACCAATAATATAGATCACGCACAATATGTGGAGGAATCCAGAAGCAATTTTTCCCATTATAATCAGCCGGGGATTGCAAACAATAATCAAAACAACTATAGACAATCTCAACACTATAATGAATCTAACTTTAGAAGAAATTACCAATTTAGGGATCAAAACATGCGAATAAATTCCCCTGTATATAACCGAAGACAGTCTTTTAGGCCAAGATTTTCTTCCAATCAGAAAGACTCTCCCACAAACTGGAGGAGAAACAGCAATTCCCAGTTTTTTAGGAATGAACCCCCTAACCCTAGAGGTTTCTATTCCACTAGGGACCAGGATTCTGATTGGCATCATGTCCCCATCTCTAATAGATTCGAACCCTTGTATAATCACCACACTAGAAATGGAAATTGGGAAAAGACAGGGGCTAAACCTAAAACCAATGCCGTGGTGAATAACCAGCAACATTTTTTAGACCATCGAGAGAACCCCAAGGAACCAGATTTAATAGTACCTCCAAACCATGCCCAATCCCAAATAAGATCGGGAAAAAGACCGTTAGAAATAGACGTGGAACAAGAGCTGGGAGAAGAGTACAGGCATCTAGAGAGAAGAAGGAAGAATTAG